TGATCGAATGCACGGCGGCTGTCGATGACATGCTGCTGTAACGTAGCCGCCGTCACATAGGTGATGACTGAAAAATCGACACGCGCATCGGCCTTTTCACGCCAGCGGGAAATCCAGCGCTGTGGATCGGTATCGATGACGCAAACCCGTGATCCGCGCCGCGCCAGTTCGGACGCCAGGAGAAGAACCGCCGTGGTTTTCCCGGCGCCGCCCTTGGTATTCGCGAAGGTGATAACTGGCATGGCATGATCCGGAAAACTGGGCGGAGACGGTCATGCCTCGCGGAACGCACCTGTCGCATGGTGTTACCGCCATCATTGGCGAGTTTGGTTAATGCCGGGTAAAAAAGGGTCGCGCCATCAGCGGCGGCGGTCTTCGGCCTGAATTTCCAGCGCGATCCTGTCGAGTGGCAGAACCTTGTCGACACCGCCATGGGCGATCGCTTCCTTCGGCATGCCGAAGACAACAGAGGATGCTTCGTCCTGCGCCACCGTGAAGGCGCCGGCCTGATGCATTTCCAGCATGCCGCGTGCGCCATCATCACCCATGCCTGTCATGATGATGCCCATAGCGTTGGCACCGGCGGCACGCGCGGAAGAACGAAACAGAACGTCCACTGAAGGCCGGTGTCGCGAAACCAGTGGCCCGGTGCGGACCGAAACGCGATAACGTGCACCCTGCCGCTCCAGCAGCATATGTCTGTCGCCCGGCGCAATCAGCACATGGCCGCGCAGCACCGGATCGCCGTCCTCGGCCTCCTTGATCTCGACATCGCAGAGACTGTTCAGGCGTTTTGCAAATGCGGCGGTAAATTTTTCCGGCATATGCTGAACGATCACGATGCCGGGTGAATTGGCTGGCAGCTTCATCAGCATTGCGCGCAACGCTTCTGTGCCGCCGGTGGATGCACCGACACAGACCACCATTTCAGTAGTGCGTGCCATGGCCTTGCCCGAAGGCGGCGGCAGCACGGCATCGGCGGTCAGCTTGGCCTGCGGACCGCTTGCGGCAGCCGAACGCAGCACCGCCCGCGCATTGCCGACGCGGGCGTGCGCCGCACTTTTGACGACCTCGCAGATGCGCGTGGCCTGCTCCGCCAGATGATCCGCAGCGCCTATCCTCGGCTTCAGGATGATGTCGACCGCCCCCGCCTCCAGTGCCTGAAGCAGGGTTTCCGATCCGGCCTCGGTCAGCGACGAGCACATGACTACAGGGATCGGTTTCTGCGACATGATCTTGCGCAGGAAGGTGATGCCGTCCATGCGCGGCATTTCCACATCAAGCGTGATGACATCGGGAATTTCTTCCTGAATGCGCTTGGCCGCAACAAACGGATCGGCAGCGGCCCCGATCACCTCAATGCCGGGATCGCTTTCGAGAACCTCCGTCAGGGTCTGCCGGACGCTGGCGGAATCGTCGACGATAAGAACGCGGATTTTTTTCGACATGGCTCTCTGCCGCTATTGCTTCTTGAAAACGGTATTGGCGACCTGCCGCAGGGGCAGGTCGATACCGGTTATCGTTTCGGAATGACCGATGAAAAGGTAACCGCCCGGCACCAGGCGCTTGCACAATTGAGTCAGGACGTGCACCTGCGTTTTTTTATCAAAGTAGATGAGAACGTTACGGCAGAAGAGAAGGTGCACCGCATCGCCGATCTGGTAGGTCGGGTCCATGAGGTTGAGGCGGGCAAAACCGATCTTGGAACGCAGCCGCGGCACGATCCGAACCTCCCGTCGTCCGGCATCGACCGACCGCATGACATATTTGCGCATCATGTCGGCCGGAACCGGTTCGAGCAGTTCACGGGCATAGATACCGCTATGGGCTTTCCTGAGCACATCAGTGGAAAGGTCGGTCGCAAGGATGCTGAAATTGTTGATGACCTGTTTCTCGGCCGCTTCGGCCAGCACCATCGCCATGGTATAGGGTTCCGCACCCGTCGAACAGGCGGAACTCCAGGCGCGGATACGCCCATGGCCTTCACCCGCAAGTGCAGGCAAAGCGAATTTCTCCATGTAGTCGAAATGGTTCGGTTCACGGAAAAAATCCGTCTTGTTGGTCGTCACCACGTCAATCAGGTAGATCGCTTCCTCTTCCAGCCCGTCTTCGCGGAAGAGGAAATTGCAATATTGAGCGAAGGTGGCATGCCCCGTGGCGCGAAGGCGCTTGCGAAGACGCCCTTCCAGCATGGTGCGCTTGCTGTCCGGCATCTTTATGCCGCTGTAATTGTAGATGTATTCGGCGAGCAGCCGGAAATCCCGCTGACTCAGGCCATCATGCGCGGAGCTGGCAGCAATTGAGGCATCCACGGAAAGGGCTCTCCTCATGCCGCCTGAACCGGTGTGCCGCCCTGGCGGGCAATGGCGTTTTCTTCGTTCGAGAAAAGCTTTGCAAGATCGATGATGACGACGAAATCACCTTCCCGGCGAACCACACCTGCAATGTAGTCGGAGTTCCAGTGAACGCCGATATCGGGTGCCGTTTCCATCTGGTCGCGACGGAACGGCGTCACCTCGAACACCTTGTCCGCCACGAGACCTATCGCCAGCGTGCGGGATGGAAACGGAATATCCAGCACCAGCACGCGGGTATGGGGTGTCCGCACGCTGCGGCTCATTCCGAGCCGCAGCCGCAGATCGATGATGGGCACACCCTGCCCGCGCACATCTCTCAGACCCAGCAGATATTCAGGACTATGCGGAATCTTGAACGTGTCCTCATAGTCGAGGATTTCACGGACGACCGCGACGGATACCGCAAAGACCTCCTCACCGAGGCTGAATGTCACGAACTGGCCTTCTGAAGATGTGCTGGTCATGGTCAGGCGCTTTCGCGGAAATCCGCGTCGTCAGCATCGGGACCGCCCATGGACATATCCAGTGCGAAACCTTTGACGCGGGCTTGCTGGGCGCTGACGGTATTGCCCGTCTGCGGTTTGCGAACGGGGGCCGGCTTCATCGCCGGACGCGTCGCAGCAGGCTTTGCGGCAGGCCGATGTGCAGCCTGTGCGGGGCGCGACGAGACGCTTGAGGTATCCACCTTGAAGAAGGCGATACTGCTCTGCAACTCTTCGGCCTGCGCTGCCAGCTCTTCTGAAGTCGCCGACATTTCTTCCGAAGCGCCGGAGTTCTGCTGCGTCACCTTGTCAAGCTGCTGGATTGCCTCGTTGATCTGCGAGGCGCCGATATCCTGCTCACGGCAGGCGGCGGAGATTTCGGCGACCAGCTCGGCGGTCTTGCGAATGTCCGGCACCAGACGGTTCAGCATGTCGCCCGCTTCGGTTGCCACCTGCACGGTCTCGCCGGAAAGCGAGCTGATCTCGCTGGCAGCAGCCTGGCTGCGTTCGGCGAGCTTGCGCACTTCCGATGCCACGACAGCAAAACCCTTGCCGTGTTCCCCAGCGCGCGCCGCCTCAACGGCGGCGTTCAGCGCCAGAAGATCGGTCTGGCGGGCAATTTCCTGCACGATGGAAATCTTCTCGGCGATGGTGCGCATGGCGACCACAGCGCGGTTGACGGCTTCACCGCTGGCTTCGGCGTCCTTGGACGACTGACGCGCGATCTTTTCCGTTTGCGCGGCATTGTCGGCATTCTGCTTGATGTTGGCAGCCATCTCTTCCATCGAGGCCGAGGCCTCTTCGGCAGACGATGCCTGCTCGGTCGCGCCCTGGCTCAGCTGTTCGGAGCTGGCCGACAGTTCCTGGCTGCCGGAGGACACATTGTCGGAAGCGGAAAGCGCATCGGCGACAATGCCGCGCAGGCGCTCAACCATCCGTTCCAGCGCAAGGCCGAGAGTATCCCTGTCGGACAGGGGTTTCGGCATGACGGTAAGATCGCCATCCGCAATCCTGTCGGCAATGCCTGCGGTATTGCGCAGATT
This region of Agrobacterium tumefaciens genomic DNA includes:
- a CDS encoding protein-glutamate methylesterase/protein-glutamine glutaminase is translated as MSKKIRVLIVDDSASVRQTLTEVLESDPGIEVIGAAADPFVAAKRIQEEIPDVITLDVEMPRMDGITFLRKIMSQKPIPVVMCSSLTEAGSETLLQALEAGAVDIILKPRIGAADHLAEQATRICEVVKSAAHARVGNARAVLRSAAASGPQAKLTADAVLPPPSGKAMARTTEMVVCVGASTGGTEALRAMLMKLPANSPGIVIVQHMPEKFTAAFAKRLNSLCDVEIKEAEDGDPVLRGHVLIAPGDRHMLLERQGARYRVSVRTGPLVSRHRPSVDVLFRSSARAAGANAMGIIMTGMGDDGARGMLEMHQAGAFTVAQDEASSVVFGMPKEAIAHGGVDKVLPLDRIALEIQAEDRRR
- a CDS encoding CheR family methyltransferase: MRRALSVDASIAASSAHDGLSQRDFRLLAEYIYNYSGIKMPDSKRTMLEGRLRKRLRATGHATFAQYCNFLFREDGLEEEAIYLIDVVTTNKTDFFREPNHFDYMEKFALPALAGEGHGRIRAWSSACSTGAEPYTMAMVLAEAAEKQVINNFSILATDLSTDVLRKAHSGIYARELLEPVPADMMRKYVMRSVDAGRREVRIVPRLRSKIGFARLNLMDPTYQIGDAVHLLFCRNVLIYFDKKTQVHVLTQLCKRLVPGGYLFIGHSETITGIDLPLRQVANTVFKKQ
- a CDS encoding chemotaxis protein CheW, translated to MTSTSSEGQFVTFSLGEEVFAVSVAVVREILDYEDTFKIPHSPEYLLGLRDVRGQGVPIIDLRLRLGMSRSVRTPHTRVLVLDIPFPSRTLAIGLVADKVFEVTPFRRDQMETAPDIGVHWNSDYIAGVVRREGDFVVIIDLAKLFSNEENAIARQGGTPVQAA
- a CDS encoding methyl-accepting chemotaxis protein is translated as MRFTIKMKLAVAFGFLILMLAGTAGYGIYSLGIAKNAMDDVVDGTVVRLDKVHQMNALALATVRSQKNIILAASPEETQLFKAAGNESRDQLTAMLNDMAATASAETRAFWTDLQAITKAFEASDDHVRELVAQGNTSLAASYSSGKGRDAANALTGKLGEGVKMNRDRLEESKQLAADDYEQTRTLLVSASVVAVLIAIATAFWIALGISSGLRKIMTVAEAVAIGDLDQNVEIKTNDEIKDLVARINTMTGNLRNTAGIADRIADGDLTVMPKPLSDRDTLGLALERMVERLRGIVADALSASDNVSSGSQELSASSEQLSQGATEQASSAEEASASMEEMAANIKQNADNAAQTEKIARQSSKDAEASGEAVNRAVVAMRTIAEKISIVQEIARQTDLLALNAAVEAARAGEHGKGFAVVASEVRKLAERSQAAASEISSLSGETVQVATEAGDMLNRLVPDIRKTAELVAEISAACREQDIGASQINEAIQQLDKVTQQNSGASEEMSATSEELAAQAEELQSSIAFFKVDTSSVSSRPAQAAHRPAAKPAATRPAMKPAPVRKPQTGNTVSAQQARVKGFALDMSMGGPDADDADFRESA